From the Chloroflexus aurantiacus J-10-fl genome, one window contains:
- a CDS encoding alkaline phosphatase has protein sequence MLNKKRVLGLIVTLALLVATVSVTVAGTGIPELRRSSPTGNVIFLHPDGAGLNHWAAARIYWYGPDALSPWDTLPQMAAYRGHMADILTGTSNGGATTHAFGYKVEGLGSFGKDGDGDSARSILALSGYPGSIVREAINNGHPVALVNDGDIAEPGTGAFVSEVGNRNEDNEIVGQIIDGRPGFEGEHPPHIILAGGERFFLPQGTPPCTPDNINLDCYVHTDPITGAGPARTDGRNLLREFEAKGYVIVRTRAEFEALRERVNSDRRYAPYVLGLFAADDIFNDVPEERLIAAGLVDPAIDVNDKRTNLILFGSAPGTLGYNPPTVAEMADLALTIIQRCARQAGKPFIMVAEVESVDNFGNNDNAIGTLTGLKHANDLIQVTQNFQQRHRRTLILTAADSDAGGMQVGAWDPTRNVSDYNNNPTGNSAQNVRSPLDGRYGRNSPPFLSEPDAYGNRMAFAVSWVGTPDVSGGIISRAQGLNAIEMSRTFSGRFDNTDVYRLMYLTLFGRGLPSSVGQTAPSR, from the coding sequence ATGTTGAACAAGAAACGAGTCCTCGGCCTGATTGTCACCCTCGCCCTACTGGTGGCAACGGTTTCAGTGACTGTTGCCGGAACGGGAATTCCCGAATTACGCCGTTCCTCACCGACCGGTAATGTGATCTTCCTTCACCCCGATGGGGCGGGTTTGAATCACTGGGCGGCTGCACGTATCTACTGGTACGGTCCTGACGCCCTCAGCCCGTGGGATACGCTGCCGCAAATGGCCGCCTACCGCGGTCACATGGCGGATATTTTGACCGGGACATCGAACGGTGGCGCTACCACGCACGCCTTTGGTTACAAGGTTGAAGGACTTGGTTCTTTCGGTAAAGATGGTGATGGTGATAGCGCCCGCAGTATTCTTGCCCTCTCTGGCTACCCGGGTAGCATTGTACGTGAGGCTATTAACAATGGCCATCCTGTTGCCCTGGTCAACGACGGCGATATAGCCGAACCAGGTACTGGTGCGTTTGTTTCTGAAGTCGGTAACCGTAACGAGGACAACGAGATTGTTGGCCAGATAATTGATGGCCGGCCCGGTTTTGAGGGTGAGCATCCGCCACACATCATTCTGGCCGGTGGTGAACGCTTCTTCTTACCGCAAGGTACGCCACCCTGCACGCCCGACAACATTAATCTGGATTGCTACGTTCACACCGATCCGATCACCGGTGCCGGGCCTGCTCGTACCGATGGTCGGAATCTGTTGCGTGAGTTTGAAGCAAAGGGCTACGTGATCGTCCGTACTCGTGCCGAGTTTGAAGCCCTGCGTGAGCGGGTCAACAGTGATCGTCGCTACGCACCATACGTGTTGGGTCTCTTCGCTGCCGACGACATCTTTAACGATGTGCCGGAAGAGCGTCTGATTGCCGCCGGTCTGGTCGATCCTGCGATTGACGTCAATGATAAGCGGACCAATCTCATCCTTTTCGGCAGCGCTCCCGGTACATTAGGGTACAATCCGCCGACTGTTGCCGAGATGGCCGATCTGGCGCTTACGATCATACAACGCTGTGCCCGGCAGGCCGGTAAGCCCTTCATTATGGTTGCCGAGGTGGAGAGTGTCGATAACTTTGGGAACAACGACAACGCGATTGGTACGCTGACCGGTCTGAAGCATGCCAACGACCTGATCCAGGTTACGCAAAACTTCCAACAGCGGCATCGACGAACGCTGATTCTGACCGCAGCCGACAGCGATGCTGGTGGTATGCAAGTTGGGGCCTGGGATCCAACCCGCAACGTCAGCGATTACAATAACAATCCCACAGGCAACAGTGCGCAGAATGTGCGATCACCGCTTGATGGCCGCTATGGCCGCAACTCGCCTCCATTCCTGAGTGAGCCTGACGCTTACGGCAATCGTATGGCATTCGCCGTAAGCTGGGTTGGCACGCCTGATGTGTCGGGTGGCATTATCTCTCGTGCGCAGGGTTTGAACGCAATTGAGATGTCGCGCACGTTTAGCGGACGGTTCGACAATACTGACGTGTATCGGTTGATGTATCTGACGCTGTTTGGTCGGGGATTGCCATCATCTGTTGGTCAGACAGCTCCGTCTCGCTAG